The nucleotide window TCGCCGCCCACGTACGAGATGCGCTTGTCGCCCGGGTCGAGCCCGAGGACGTCGCCGAGCAGGATCCGTTCGACAAGGGCGTGGTCGAGGCTCTCCACCGGGCTGGCGCCCTCGGCCGGCGGCAGCACGACGGCGAATGAGCGGCCACCCGCGTACAGCTCGATGGTGCCCTTGGCGGGGATCGCCGCGGGGCGCGGCAGCTCCTCGACCCGGGCGCCGGCCGCGGTGAGGCGCTCGACGAAGTCGGCGGCGGGCAGCTCGCTGATCAGCCGGTTGTATGGCTGGATCGCGACGGACGCGGGGGTGGTCACGACGGCCAGGAAGCGCGGCAGGCCGCCGGTCTGCGCGGCCAGGCTGCGGTGGTTGCCGTCGGCGACGACCAGCTCGCCGCCGCCGGCGAGCGCGGTGAGCCGGTCCTGTGCCGGGCCGGCGGGGACCACCCAGATGGCGTGCGTGCGGCCGCTCTGGTCGGTGTCGGTCGCGGCGGGCGCCCCGGCGGCGTCGGCGGCCTCGGCGAGCGCGGCGTGCAGCTCGTCGCCCCGGCCGGTCTGCAACAGCAGGACCGGCGAGAGCAGCGTCTCGAGCGTCTCGGCCAGGGCGACGCGCTCGCGCACCTTGGCGATGAACACGTCCTCGTTGCGGATGACCAGGCCCGGCTCGTCGGCGCTGGTGGAGATCTGGTCGGTGTCGACCATCGACCACAGCCCGTATGCGGCGGGCTCGCCGGGCGCGGTGATCCGGTAGAGGACGACCACGTCCTCCGCCGGCGAGTAGCTGCCCGCGGCCTTCTCCTGCGCGAGTCGCGCGGC belongs to Amorphoplanes digitatis and includes:
- a CDS encoding DUF1015 family protein, which gives rise to MTVVHPISRAWITTGGTGAQNYDEFADDAEITEIIAANPHSALAVEMPHRAPESVGKAFADCLPDAAARLAQEKAAGSYSPAEDVVVLYRITAPGEPAAYGLWSMVDTDQISTSADEPGLVIRNEDVFIAKVRERVALAETLETLLSPVLLLQTGRGDELHAALAEAADAAGAPAATDTDQSGRTHAIWVVPAGPAQDRLTALAGGGELVVADGNHRSLAAQTGGLPRFLAVVTTPASVAIQPYNRLISELPAADFVERLTAAGARVEELPRPAAIPAKGTIELYAGGRSFAVVLPPAEGASPVESLDHALVERILLGDVLGLDPGDKRISYVGGDYPAQWLRGEVDAGRAELAVLIAPVTVDDFVAVNLARQKLPRKSTWFTPKARGGLVLAQLS